The segment TAGATACCAAACCGCATGAAGTGGTATTCAGGATCCACTTTAACAACGACTTGCACGTAATCAGCATATCGAATCACGCCACGGTTGGGGAATTAAAAGCCAAGATTTGCGAAAAAACTGGCGTAGCAGTTTGTCGGCAAGCACTGAAGGGATGGGAACAGGGCAAGCAGGTATGTACATTGTTTTATCTTGATTACGTTAAAATTTGTTAATGTTTGACACAAATTATGCACAGAAGGGTGTACAAAATTCCACAACGGTGCTCAAATCGCTCAATATAGGCAAGGAAGTTAATCTCATCTTGACAGATATGACCGTTGAAGGCTTCGTTGGAGAATCGTAAGTTTAAGACactagcaaataaaaaaaacagtatAATAGTGTTTTTTAATCTTTTTAGCAGTGACCCACTATCCTCGCAGAACAAGCAGATTTACACACTGCACATTAACGTTCAGCCGGAGGCCGGTTTGTTGGTGCTCAAATTTCCTGGGCAGCAGAATATTCTGTCCATCAAAACGGATGTTTACACCATCACGGACATTCCGGTACGGCACCAGGTGTGGTCTGGCTGGCCCAATAACGTAACCAACACCACGACTTTAGCCGAATCCGGCGTTGAAAGGGAACATAATTTGGTACTGAAACGAGCCGACCAGGAGGGGTCGGTAAAGATTACGAACAACAACACTGCAGCTAATACGGCTAGTACTAGTACTAGTAGTAGCAGTAGAAATGTTTTCAATAATAGGTAAGTGGTTGATTTTGATAGCTGctgtaaatattattttttcacggAAGGCTGCGTCCGTTAGAGTATTAATAGGTGCCGTTATTTAAATCGAGTCAATTGGACATGACAAGAATTCATTGGTAAATTATGTTTATTGCTCTTATCAATTTTTACCGTATTCTGATTGATTCACACGAACTCATTAAAGCAGGACCTCTAAACATAGTGTCCTATTTGTTTAAACAAGgatatttaaacaatttttattgaTGTACTATACACCTTTatttttgattatatctatagtGACAGCATGCCCATCATTATTGATTCCGAGAGCAGCGGTGAGGAGTTCGAGGATGCTTCTGACTTTAACAATGACGACGATATTTTCACAGAGACGCCCATCAACAGCCACTTAAAGCATTTGAGTAAGCGTTAAAACACGAGCAATTATTGTACTCTTTGAACATAATAACTCATTATAAAACATTCCACAGTTCCTGACAATGTAGATGACGAAACGATCGGGAGCATACAGTTTGTGGAAAACTTTGTAGAACGGTACGGTCCGCAGCATCCGATGTTTTTCCAAGGAAGTTTGGAAGATGCACTGAGGGAAGCATGCCGCCCGTCGGCTCGAGATGTGAGTTTATCTTTGATCAACTTTTTCTAAGTATATTTAGAACCACTTTATATATTACAGCGCAAATTGATGGCGATCTATCTGCACCATGATGGCAGCGTACTGACGAATGTATTCTGTGGCCAGTTGCTTGCCTGTGAAAGCATAATTCAAATGTTTTTAGATCATTTTGTTCTGTATGGTTGGGATCTGACATTCGAAAGCAATAAGAATATGTAAGTGAAGCAACGTGCTTGTTAAAAATGGTTTTGTATGATACCAATGCATTTCTTTTGCAGGTTTTTATCGTCTATATCGGCATGTGTTGGAATGACTGCCTCGATAACAGTCCGGAACATTCCAACTGATAGATTACCAGCCATTCTTGTGATAGCAAAAAATCGCAGTCAATGCGAGGTTTTTCAGGTTATTTATGGTGAGTCCTGTTATTTATTTCGCCTAACAGAGTAATAGCTAAGATGTTTTTTTATCAGGCAATGTCAGCGTTGATGATTTACTATCACAGTTGATGGAAGCTGCGGATATGTATAGTGAACAGCTGAAGATCGAGCTACGCGAAGAAAATGAACGCCTAGCCCGGGAACAGGTTAAATTGGAGCAAGACGCTGCCTATCGCGAAAGCTTGGAAGCAGATCGGGCGAAACAAGAGGCAAAACGTCAGAAAGAGTTGATGATGCAAACCGAACGGCGTCGGCTGGAATCCGAGCGAGCGGATGCAGAAGCAAAACGAGAGCTAATTCGTGTCAATGCCAGAATCACCGTCCCCCCGGAGCCTGACCAGATAGCTGGGGAAAATATAACCAAAATTAGAATTAGACCACCGACGGGCCCGATGCTGGAAAGGCGATTCACGACCGATACTTCTCTGCAAATACTACTGAACTTCATCACAGGGGAAGGGTTCCTGATCGACGAGTACAAGGTGATTTCGAGTTGGCCACGAAGAGATGTAAGTATACTGTAATAATCTGTGAGGTTTACGTTATAATTTTTCCAATTATAAACAATCAACAGCTCACGGCTTTGGACTATAAGGAAACTTTGAAAGCACTCAAATTGTATCCACAGGAAACGTTAATTTTAGAAGAGCGATGATTGCATCACTGAAGATTGCATTATCAAGAAGGCCGTAACCTACCCTCAAAACCTGTCACTGTTTCCGACCCATAATGTACTATCAAGTGACATAAAATAATAGGTTAGCATCGGATTATATTTTCCTCTCAACAATCAgtcgaaaaatagaaaattttcgtCTCAAAATTTGTTGTGTCATCTCTGTTTTGTTGTTCTGAACCTACACAAAAATTACATATTAAAATGATAGCGATTATGAAATTTTCTTCTTAAAAttgataacatatttattcagaAACGTTTGGCTCTATTTTTGAATTATAATTTTGCACTGGCAGTTTCTCTTCTTTGCAATTGGTTTGTATTAATCAGCAGAAGGGGCATAACTTCCGTTACTGAAATGCAGAACAGACTTCAAGCCTAAAATATAACGCTTAACTTGAAGAAGAGCAGACATCAGATGAAACAGCAGTGGAAAATTTGTACAGAAAAATTAAAGTAAACAACTGAATAAGCCAATCGGGCAGTGCAGAGAATAAACAGTGGTCCTCAAAACATGACTCTTACTATGACTAAAGGTAATATCCGAATGAACTGTGGACTTAATTTTTCACTATACCAATAAATTGTGCATATTTATATGTGAAATCTTGTTACGTTGATGTGCTCCCAGGAATGACGGAAAAGAATCACGTAAACCTTTACTGGGTCCCTGGCAATTGCGGAGTGGAAGGAAATGAAAAAGCCGTTACCTTATCGACCCAGAACCGTTCTGCGGTGTGTCACCAAGTGCACTTAAATCCGAACTTCGTGCATGGGAACACAGAACAATAGAGGAAAATTGGAAATCCTCTGCATGACTAAGACGGTCGAAGCGCTTTATACAGCCAGACCGTAAAAAAGCCTTTCATTgcttaatttgaagaaaaccgAACTAAGTATATAATAATAGGACTATTTACCGGTCACTGTCCGGGCAAACGCCATCTAAAAACGATTGGTAGGCTGGACAATGATACTTGCCAACTCTGCGAATTCGAAAGCGAAACCGCAGAACATCTGCTctgccagtgcagtgcactAACTCTTCGCAGACTAAGAACCTTCGGTAAAGGAACAATGGAGCCTTTCAAGTCTGGTCTGCAAATTCCAATAAGGTAATAAACTTCATAAGAACTCTAACTGAGGTAAACAGTATAACGTGGGTAAGAACCGTCTCGCACGAGAACAAAAGTGCAGCACTGACTAAAAGACGAAGAAGCTTATGCTTACAAGAAGATTTTCGGTCGATTTTCTATCTTTTTGTGGGAACCACACGATGAGGCAGACTGCCTCTGTCCGTGAAAAAACGTGCTCCGGTAAAAGTGCCAAATTTCGGTCGTTTGCGCGGCCGTTCTCGAGTATTAGTGTGCCGTTTGTCCATTGTACGACCccaaaaaggggtgaaaacaacCTATTTATGCTTCGATCCCGCATAGGGGCTTCCACGTGGGCAGTTCACCACAAAAATCATCGGCATTCCACCGGCTGTGGCCTGTAAAGGAATCCGACAGTAGGACGTGCGTGACGAATTCGGAAACAGTCAATGTAGTGCACGGCATTCCCGAGCCAAATCAGTCCTAATCTGGCCATAAATCGCCATACGCGATAAAAAAGAAATTACGAAAGGAAAAAACGACATCTCTCCGCGGCGATCAGTGTTCATGCACTGCTATCAGTTTCGTACAGGAACAAGTGCGTGAAGAAATCGTGGTGAAGAAACGCGAAAACGCTCCACGGCGATCAGTGATCGGGTGTGAGAGCAGGTTACTATTCGCTTTCGTGCGGCAACAAGTGCGCGATGAGATACGGAATCCGCAGGGAAATCAGGTCGGTCTACGACAATTAGCGCCCGGGCGCGAGCGCGTAGTGATTCGAAGTCGAAAAATCAGGGTCGAACACTACAAATGCACGGCACTTTAACACTCGCTGACGAATACGGCAATTCATCCACACGGACTTTCAGTGCAATAAGACAGTGGCGGCGCACCGCAGGCAGTTCCTTTTGCACGTTACGGGAGCCGGTTTTGTTGCGTCGGAGGAGCAATTCAGGTTTCCAAGTCGGAACACTTGCGATGATACATCGAAGAGTGGACAACCATTCCTGGCCAGGCGAAGCAGTCACGGCAGAACCTCGGCGTAACCACCTTCGGGGCGAGTCATCTACAGGAGCGCGGAGAGCAGAAAAGGTCAGTAAAAACCACGTAGAGCAAAACTTATTAACAACCTATCCATTCTGTTTAAATGGCTTATCACCATATTTCTCATCAGACAGCCCTGTTTTTGGCCAAAGAGCTCGACTGGTTTAAGTGCACGTTTACTGCCACTAAGCAGTAGACATAGCCAATATTAGCACTACAATATGCCTTACTTTCTAATCAACTTGTTCCGTAATTCAACAATCCGCCGCCTGGTCAGGCGCTGTTGTTAGCCGCTCCTGATGAGGACTCGATGGTCCACCTTCCAATGGTATAACCGCTTCTATCATGTAAATTGGCATGGTTGGAAAAAGTATTTTTTGTACCAACAGTCATCGAAGACATTGCTTCTCTCTTTTGTATCATCATACGACCTGAACAATATTTCCTCTGGGGATAGTTACCCTATCTTCATTAAGGGTGAATACGTAATCAAGCTCAAACTGATTGTCAATATATATTTTCAGTAGTAAATGCTGGTCGGTTCGGACATATTCCGAACGTCATAAGCCAAGCTTATTCACATGGTAAACAAACCGCTTTGGCACGTCAGTTATCTTATGATTTCGATAGATTTTGGGCCAAATAATCGttatttacaaaatttttgattttctctCTCATTCGAAGAAAATCACGACTGATGAATTAAGAAACGTGGTGTCTCGGTACTAAAGTTAAGGTGGCAGCTCCATCAAAAGATTCGGTAGTGTGACCCTAGTAAGGAAACATTCCTAAACAATGATTATCACGAACATTCAGGTAATCacggatcggaatattcggTACCGACCTAGGCGACAAAATAAGGCGACGGAAAAGCTTTGTAGTATTAGGCAGAAGGCGGGATCACGTGATAGATCGGTGATTAACGAGAAGATGTGACTGTCCGCATAAAAGAAGACCGGAagatgagaaggaagcgttctatgcgggGCTTGAGGCAAAGTACGACAGCTGTTTACCACGGGagatcaagatcgtcatcggggataaaCCCAAATCGGTAGGGAAGAGGTGTGTGGacccgacacgaacgataacgaccaACGATGTATACATTTCGCAGTCTTCTGAGGTCTGGTGATCCAAAGCACCCCTTTGTCACACAAACatatccacaaagccaactCTAGGTCACCTGAACTAACTTACAATGAAGCAGATTGATCACGTTCTCATAGACGGCCGGTcatctctaacatcacgaactttTGTTCCCCATGGGGTGCAGATACTGACCCTAATCACTATATGTGCGCTCAAGACTGTCGTCCGTCTCTGCTGATCATTAGGCAACTAGATAACACGCAATCCACTGAGAATCAGgcgcgaatactggatgaggcactgccttcttccgagttAGGTGTTTCAACCCTCGAAGGTCGGTGGAGACAACATACGCTTGGCCATCGGAGAGGTCGCTACCGCGGTACAAGGTGAagcattatagcaaaaagaaatgcagtgcaggccatacagcaaacacccgggcgatatcacaatagattaattatactggtcccagtgatgagtccacacaggaaaaatcagaggggttgtgtacaagacacgaccgcatatgtagCTGACGCAGGACTGCGtaaaagtctctttgtagtagtgatagtagcatgtatccatgcatgcaatcattcgattcttcatgtatacttAGATCCTACAtgcgttatatgtaacatttatcaaagtagaaacattgtatacgtccAATCCTCGATGtatatttcagagttatttctatgtgcatttggaaacaatttaacaaaatcaagaacacacactaatgttttcctgttttctgttaCCTTATAGAACTCAAAGATTTTATTACCAATCGTTTCACCACGTTaaaggaattttaccaattcaatcccattttatcaacagcacatcatttcactacacttccaatgaaacgtCAAACATGCGCATCGATACAGAATTAAactataaccgaacactacagctgtagcgcacttttccaacacagatatcaaattcgcctaggtttaatcgactcgccgtaaagaatttgcaatctgttgaaaCAATGGactttagttattttttctggcacacttccctaacacagacatcaaattggacatggtttaatcgcgttcgaaagaaatttgctgacacgagagggctttgtcagctctttctggtgtacttcccaagcaaggacatcaacatggtctaggtttaatcgcggcccaaggaacaatttttgcttattaaacgtttaaccgacagcttttattcagcacatgctgtatagctgcttttcaagtgtgtctaaacacctctgttcaatgcttatacagttggttttggagaatttaaacagcacagtgctgaatatgggcgtggaagatgcgtttgtatgactgttatgcaacgtatagtaaaacgtCTATTCAGTACGTgtagatatgtttattaaacttctgctggtgacactgaagctacgtttattccacagcagttcaacatttagacaagcaaatagaaaaaaaatatgcaggaagtatttttattttgtgggtttcgttattttcatggccatttttgtattcacatattataatttaataagagactttagtaggaaatcattggttgactcaaaattcatcaagcctgccatatacttttttcatttaccCGGATTGGAACTTGCATCCtgtcggtcggaagccgtcaacgaacacatctgagataatctgacatatgacaggcaccgagtttttagccgatgtaga is part of the Sabethes cyaneus chromosome 2, idSabCyanKW18_F2, whole genome shotgun sequence genome and harbors:
- the LOC128734128 gene encoding FAS-associated factor 1 isoform X3, encoding MSENREEILANFQSITAIEDVAEAIYHLEESNWDLLVAVHRVFPQDPQDQRTSAGGNGGGGGGGGGGGGGSSSSLINFSSDSGATGSAFASYSNNLNNLEAMANVEELMTAPSSPVKNALGPGSSDASSNNRSLDADFSFDDSFGFIEPGASSSRSSSNNDFRSALNYLDTKPHEVVFRIHFNNDLHVISISNHATVGELKAKICEKTGVAVCRQALKGWEQGKQGVQNSTTVLKSLNIGKEVNLILTDMTVEGFVGESSDPLSSQNKQIYTLHINVQPEAGLLVLKFPGQQNILSIKTDVYTITDIPVRHQVWSGWPNNVTNTTTLAESGVEREHNLVLKRADQEGSVKITNNNTAANTASTSTSSSSRNVFNNSDSMPIIIDSESSGEEFEDASDFNNDDDIFTETPINSHLKHLIPDNVDDETIGSIQFVENFVERYGPQHPMFFQGSLEDALREACRPSARDRKLMAIYLHHDGSVLTNVFCGQLLACESIIQMFLDHFVLYGWDLTFESNKNMFLSSISACVGMTASITVRNIPTDRLPAILVIAKNRSQCEVFQVIYGNVSVDDLLSQLMEAADMYSEQLKIELREENERLAREQVKLEQDAAYRESLEADRAKQEAKRQKELMMQTERRRLESERADAEAKRELIRVNARITVPPEPDQIAGENITKIRIRPPTGPMLERRFTTDTSLQILLNFITGEGFLIDEYKVISSWPRRDLTALDYKETLKALKLYPQETLILEER
- the LOC128734128 gene encoding FAS-associated factor 1 isoform X4, yielding MSENREEILANFQSITAIEDVAEAIYHLEESNWDLLVAVHRVFPQDPQDQRTSAGGNGGGGGGGGGGGGGSSSSLINFSSDSGATGSAFASYSNNLNNLEAMANVEELMTAPSSPVKNALGPGSSDASSNNRSLDAGASSSRSSSNNDFRSALNYLDTKPHEVVFRIHFNNDLHVISISNHATVGELKAKICEKTGVAVCRQALKGWEQGKQKGVQNSTTVLKSLNIGKEVNLILTDMTVEGFVGESSDPLSSQNKQIYTLHINVQPEAGLLVLKFPGQQNILSIKTDVYTITDIPVRHQVWSGWPNNVTNTTTLAESGVEREHNLVLKRADQEGSVKITNNNTAANTASTSTSSSSRNVFNNSDSMPIIIDSESSGEEFEDASDFNNDDDIFTETPINSHLKHLIPDNVDDETIGSIQFVENFVERYGPQHPMFFQGSLEDALREACRPSARDRKLMAIYLHHDGSVLTNVFCGQLLACESIIQMFLDHFVLYGWDLTFESNKNMFLSSISACVGMTASITVRNIPTDRLPAILVIAKNRSQCEVFQVIYGNVSVDDLLSQLMEAADMYSEQLKIELREENERLAREQVKLEQDAAYRESLEADRAKQEAKRQKELMMQTERRRLESERADAEAKRELIRVNARITVPPEPDQIAGENITKIRIRPPTGPMLERRFTTDTSLQILLNFITGEGFLIDEYKVISSWPRRDLTALDYKETLKALKLYPQETLILEER
- the LOC128734128 gene encoding FAS-associated factor 1 isoform X5, with translation MSENREEILANFQSITAIEDVAEAIYHLEESNWDLLVAVHRVFPQDPQDQRTSAGGNGGGGGGGGGGGGGSSSSLINFSSDSGATGSAFASYSNNLNNLEAMANVEELMTAPSSPVKNALGPGSSDASSNNRSLDAGASSSRSSSNNDFRSALNYLDTKPHEVVFRIHFNNDLHVISISNHATVGELKAKICEKTGVAVCRQALKGWEQGKQKGVQNSTTVLKSLNIGKEVNLILTDMTVEGFVGESDPLSSQNKQIYTLHINVQPEAGLLVLKFPGQQNILSIKTDVYTITDIPVRHQVWSGWPNNVTNTTTLAESGVEREHNLVLKRADQEGSVKITNNNTAANTASTSTSSSSRNVFNNSDSMPIIIDSESSGEEFEDASDFNNDDDIFTETPINSHLKHLIPDNVDDETIGSIQFVENFVERYGPQHPMFFQGSLEDALREACRPSARDRKLMAIYLHHDGSVLTNVFCGQLLACESIIQMFLDHFVLYGWDLTFESNKNMFLSSISACVGMTASITVRNIPTDRLPAILVIAKNRSQCEVFQVIYGNVSVDDLLSQLMEAADMYSEQLKIELREENERLAREQVKLEQDAAYRESLEADRAKQEAKRQKELMMQTERRRLESERADAEAKRELIRVNARITVPPEPDQIAGENITKIRIRPPTGPMLERRFTTDTSLQILLNFITGEGFLIDEYKVISSWPRRDLTALDYKETLKALKLYPQETLILEER
- the LOC128734128 gene encoding FAS-associated factor 1 isoform X1 — its product is MSENREEILANFQSITAIEDVAEAIYHLEESNWDLLVAVHRVFPQDPQDQRTSAGGNGGGGGGGGGGGGGSSSSLINFSSDSGATGSAFASYSNNLNNLEAMANVEELMTAPSSPVKNALGPGSSDASSNNRSLDADFSFDDSFGFIEPGASSSRSSSNNDFRSALNYLDTKPHEVVFRIHFNNDLHVISISNHATVGELKAKICEKTGVAVCRQALKGWEQGKQKGVQNSTTVLKSLNIGKEVNLILTDMTVEGFVGESSDPLSSQNKQIYTLHINVQPEAGLLVLKFPGQQNILSIKTDVYTITDIPVRHQVWSGWPNNVTNTTTLAESGVEREHNLVLKRADQEGSVKITNNNTAANTASTSTSSSSRNVFNNSDSMPIIIDSESSGEEFEDASDFNNDDDIFTETPINSHLKHLIPDNVDDETIGSIQFVENFVERYGPQHPMFFQGSLEDALREACRPSARDRKLMAIYLHHDGSVLTNVFCGQLLACESIIQMFLDHFVLYGWDLTFESNKNMFLSSISACVGMTASITVRNIPTDRLPAILVIAKNRSQCEVFQVIYGNVSVDDLLSQLMEAADMYSEQLKIELREENERLAREQVKLEQDAAYRESLEADRAKQEAKRQKELMMQTERRRLESERADAEAKRELIRVNARITVPPEPDQIAGENITKIRIRPPTGPMLERRFTTDTSLQILLNFITGEGFLIDEYKVISSWPRRDLTALDYKETLKALKLYPQETLILEER
- the LOC128734128 gene encoding FAS-associated factor 1 isoform X2; this encodes MSENREEILANFQSITAIEDVAEAIYHLEESNWDLLVAVHRVFPQDPQDQRTSAGGNGGGGGGGGGGGGGSSSSLINFSSDSGATGSAFASYSNNLNNLEAMANVEELMTAPSSPVKNALGPGSSDASSNNRSLDADFSFDDSFGFIEPGASSSRSSSNNDFRSALNYLDTKPHEVVFRIHFNNDLHVISISNHATVGELKAKICEKTGVAVCRQALKGWEQGKQKGVQNSTTVLKSLNIGKEVNLILTDMTVEGFVGESDPLSSQNKQIYTLHINVQPEAGLLVLKFPGQQNILSIKTDVYTITDIPVRHQVWSGWPNNVTNTTTLAESGVEREHNLVLKRADQEGSVKITNNNTAANTASTSTSSSSRNVFNNSDSMPIIIDSESSGEEFEDASDFNNDDDIFTETPINSHLKHLIPDNVDDETIGSIQFVENFVERYGPQHPMFFQGSLEDALREACRPSARDRKLMAIYLHHDGSVLTNVFCGQLLACESIIQMFLDHFVLYGWDLTFESNKNMFLSSISACVGMTASITVRNIPTDRLPAILVIAKNRSQCEVFQVIYGNVSVDDLLSQLMEAADMYSEQLKIELREENERLAREQVKLEQDAAYRESLEADRAKQEAKRQKELMMQTERRRLESERADAEAKRELIRVNARITVPPEPDQIAGENITKIRIRPPTGPMLERRFTTDTSLQILLNFITGEGFLIDEYKVISSWPRRDLTALDYKETLKALKLYPQETLILEER